The following proteins come from a genomic window of Sphaerisporangium rubeum:
- a CDS encoding LLM class flavin-dependent oxidoreductase, producing MSRRQLHLNAFLMGVGHHEAAWRHPRTDPALITDVRHYQRLAEIAERGTLDSVFLADGLALQGDVRHNALGTLEPLTLLSALAAVTEHVGLIATVSTTYNEPFHVARKFASLDHISGGRAGWNIVTSAGEAEAHNFGIERPAHAARYRRATEFLDVVTKLWDSWEDDAVLRDRRAGRYADSAKIHPIRHAGDHFGVAGPLNIARSPQGHPLLVQAGSSRDGIEFAARHAEAVFTAQQTLADGQAFYADLKGRLAGYGRRPEQVLVLPGISPIIGSTEREALRLSKELEDLIIPAYGLAQLSQMTGIHLGEDDLDRPLPDVGVETEGAQSRRRLVVELARRENLTVRQLLGRLAGGRGHRVVAGTPEQIADQIQLWFENGAADGFNIMPPVLPDGLSIFVDHVVPELRSRGLFRTEYTGRTLRENYGLGRPPSRFAGADGAGQRDLVVAS from the coding sequence ATGTCCCGCCGTCAGCTGCACCTGAACGCCTTCCTCATGGGAGTGGGTCACCACGAGGCCGCGTGGCGCCACCCCCGCACCGACCCGGCCCTGATCACCGATGTGCGGCACTACCAGCGGCTCGCCGAGATCGCCGAACGCGGCACGCTGGACTCGGTGTTCCTCGCCGACGGACTCGCCCTGCAGGGAGACGTCCGGCACAACGCGCTCGGCACGCTCGAACCGCTCACGCTGCTGTCGGCGCTCGCGGCGGTCACCGAGCACGTCGGCCTGATCGCCACCGTGTCCACGACGTACAACGAGCCGTTCCACGTGGCGCGCAAGTTCGCCTCGCTCGACCACATCAGCGGCGGCCGCGCCGGCTGGAACATCGTCACCTCCGCCGGCGAGGCCGAGGCCCACAACTTCGGCATCGAACGGCCCGCGCACGCCGCGCGGTACCGGCGGGCCACCGAGTTCCTCGACGTGGTCACCAAGCTGTGGGACAGCTGGGAGGACGACGCCGTCCTGCGTGACCGCCGCGCCGGCAGGTACGCCGACTCGGCGAAGATCCACCCGATCCGGCACGCCGGGGACCACTTCGGTGTCGCCGGGCCGCTCAACATCGCACGATCCCCGCAGGGCCACCCGCTGCTCGTGCAGGCCGGCTCGTCGCGGGACGGCATCGAGTTCGCCGCGCGGCACGCCGAGGCGGTGTTCACCGCGCAGCAGACCCTGGCGGACGGCCAGGCGTTCTACGCGGACCTCAAGGGACGCCTCGCCGGGTACGGCAGGCGGCCCGAGCAGGTCCTCGTGCTGCCGGGGATCTCGCCGATCATCGGCTCGACCGAGCGCGAGGCGCTGCGGCTTTCGAAGGAGCTGGAGGACCTCATCATCCCGGCCTACGGCCTGGCCCAGCTCTCGCAGATGACCGGCATCCACCTCGGCGAGGACGACCTCGACCGGCCGCTGCCCGACGTCGGCGTGGAGACCGAAGGCGCGCAGAGCCGCCGCAGGCTCGTCGTCGAGCTGGCCCGCAGGGAGAACCTCACCGTGCGGCAGCTGCTCGGCCGCCTCGCCGGTGGCCGGGGACACCGCGTGGTGGCGGGGACACCTGAGCAGATCGCCGACCAGATCCAGCTGTGGTTCGAGAACGGCGCCGCGGACGGCTTCAACATCATGCCGCCGGTGCTCCCCGACGGCTTGTCGATCTTCGTGGACCATGTGGTGCCGGAGCTCCGGTCCCGCGGCCTGTTCCGCACCGAGTACACCGGCCGTACCTTGCGGGAGAACTACGGCCTCGGACGTCCGCCGTCCCGCTTCGCCGGCGCGGACGGCGCCGGACAAAGAGACCTGGTGGTGGCGTCGTGA
- the modA gene encoding molybdate ABC transporter substrate-binding protein: MLFGRLPRWAAGLVLVLGIAGCGSPQPAAHQGSAPASSGAAATEVTVFAAASLTGTFTELGKIFEAADAGTTVKFNFGSSATLAQQITQGAPADVFAAASPATMKTVTDAGLAGTPVTFVRNKLQIAVPAGNPAKVDDLRDLADPKVKVALCAEQVPCGAAAVKALAAAGLTVTPVTLEQDVKATLTKVELGEVDAALVYRTDVIASGGKVKGIEFPEADKAINDYPIATLSKAPAGDLARRFVDLVVSRQGKDVLAKAGFDTA; this comes from the coding sequence ATGCTGTTCGGACGACTTCCGCGGTGGGCCGCCGGCCTGGTGCTCGTGCTGGGGATCGCCGGGTGCGGATCGCCGCAGCCGGCGGCGCATCAGGGATCCGCGCCTGCCTCCTCCGGGGCCGCCGCCACGGAGGTGACCGTCTTCGCCGCGGCGTCGCTCACCGGCACGTTCACCGAGCTCGGCAAGATCTTCGAGGCGGCTGATGCAGGGACCACGGTGAAGTTCAACTTCGGGTCGAGCGCCACGCTGGCGCAGCAGATCACACAAGGCGCGCCGGCCGACGTGTTCGCCGCCGCCAGCCCGGCCACCATGAAGACCGTCACCGACGCGGGGCTCGCCGGCACACCGGTGACGTTCGTGCGCAACAAGCTCCAGATCGCCGTGCCGGCCGGCAACCCGGCCAAGGTGGACGACCTGCGGGATCTCGCCGACCCCAAGGTCAAGGTCGCGTTGTGCGCCGAGCAGGTGCCGTGCGGGGCCGCGGCGGTCAAGGCGCTGGCGGCGGCGGGCCTCACGGTCACGCCGGTCACGCTGGAACAGGACGTCAAGGCCACGCTCACCAAGGTCGAGCTCGGCGAGGTGGACGCGGCGCTGGTCTACCGGACCGATGTGATCGCCTCGGGAGGCAAGGTGAAGGGTATCGAGTTCCCCGAGGCCGACAAGGCGATCAACGACTATCCCATCGCGACGCTGAGCAAGGCCCCGGCGGGTGACCTGGCCCGACGGTTCGTCGACCTTGTGGTGTCGCGGCAGGGCAAGGACGTGCTCGCCAAGGCAGGGTTCGACACGGCCTGA
- the modB gene encoding molybdate ABC transporter permease subunit: MTSAPPARHTGPGAATGRPPWGLVVPAVLGLAFLVLPLAGLLVRAPWSTLPRRLAEPQVLEALRLSLVTATIATAVCLLLGVPLAWLLARMEFPGRRVVRALVTVPLVLPPVVGGVALLLVLGRRGLAGQWLESAFGVTLPFTTAGVVVAEAFVAMPFLVISVEGALRAADQRFEEAAATLGASRWTAFVRVTLPLIAPGVVAGAVLCWARALGEFGATITFAGNFPGTTRTMPLAVYLALETEPEAAIVLSLVLLAVSVAVLASLRDRWVSGP; the protein is encoded by the coding sequence ATGACCTCGGCGCCACCCGCTCGGCACACCGGGCCCGGCGCGGCCACCGGCCGTCCGCCGTGGGGCCTGGTGGTGCCGGCGGTGCTCGGGCTGGCGTTCCTCGTGCTGCCGCTCGCGGGGTTGCTGGTGCGTGCGCCGTGGTCCACGTTGCCGCGGCGTCTCGCCGAGCCGCAGGTGCTTGAGGCGTTGCGGCTGTCGCTGGTGACGGCGACCATCGCGACGGCTGTGTGCCTGCTGCTCGGGGTGCCGCTGGCGTGGCTGCTCGCGCGGATGGAGTTCCCCGGACGGCGGGTGGTGCGGGCCCTCGTCACCGTGCCGCTCGTGCTGCCTCCGGTGGTCGGCGGTGTGGCGCTGCTGCTGGTGCTCGGCCGGCGAGGGCTCGCGGGGCAGTGGCTCGAGTCGGCGTTCGGCGTGACGCTGCCGTTCACGACGGCGGGGGTCGTGGTGGCCGAGGCGTTCGTCGCGATGCCGTTCCTCGTGATCAGTGTGGAGGGTGCGCTGCGCGCGGCCGACCAGCGGTTCGAGGAGGCGGCCGCCACGCTCGGCGCGTCGCGCTGGACGGCCTTCGTGCGGGTCACCCTGCCGCTGATCGCTCCCGGCGTCGTGGCCGGTGCGGTGCTGTGCTGGGCCCGTGCGCTTGGGGAGTTCGGCGCGACCATCACCTTCGCCGGCAACTTCCCCGGCACGACCCGCACCATGCCGCTCGCGGTGTACCTGGCGCTGGAGACCGAACCGGAGGCGGCGATCGTGCTCAGCCTCGTGCTGCTCGCGGTCTCGGTGGCCGTGCTCGCCAGCCTGCGTGACCGGTGGGTGAGCGGCCCGTGA
- a CDS encoding ABC transporter permease, with protein sequence MNALAGTGKLARLILRRDRVLMPLWVIVLGVVPVSYVVSINELFPTAEGRQGYADASTGNAGFIALYGPLTGSSVGELVAWRAGFIPVVIGLFSLLTVIRHTRTEEETGRRELLGATVTGRHAGLAAAVLTTGAAGAVLGVILALGMLGQGLPATGSWLFGLQFAVCGWVFTAVGAVAAQLTESAGGARTFAVVTLGVVYVLRLTGDVSALSGGPLSWLTWLSPIGWGQKIAPYSGDDPAPAVLAVAVAVALVVAAVVLAARRDVGAGLLPPRLGPAYAGPGLRSPLALAWRLHRGLLAGWLATFAVVGLLLGGVADSVGDLVAASREMSDIVARLGGVSGLVDGYISAMMNLFGLIAAAYGVQATLRLRTEESEGRAEPVLGTASGRLRWAGSHLVFAAVGPAAALVTSGLALGLGFGMSAGDVGGQVARVLPGALAQLPAVWVLTAVAVLLTGLLPRLATVSWAALALCLLISLVGGAIGVDRWVLDISPFTHVPHLPGGEVTATPLVTLTAVAALLAVAGLAALRRRDMPVL encoded by the coding sequence ATGAACGCCTTGGCGGGGACCGGGAAGCTGGCACGCCTCATCCTGCGGCGCGACCGCGTCCTCATGCCGCTGTGGGTGATCGTCCTCGGGGTCGTGCCGGTCTCGTACGTCGTGTCGATCAACGAGTTGTTCCCGACGGCCGAGGGACGCCAGGGATACGCCGACGCCAGCACGGGGAACGCCGGCTTCATCGCGCTGTACGGGCCGTTGACCGGGTCGAGCGTCGGCGAGCTGGTCGCGTGGCGCGCCGGGTTCATCCCGGTCGTCATCGGCCTGTTCAGCCTCCTCACCGTCATCCGGCACACCAGGACCGAGGAGGAGACCGGCCGCCGCGAACTGCTCGGCGCCACGGTGACCGGACGGCACGCGGGCCTCGCCGCCGCGGTGCTCACGACCGGAGCCGCCGGCGCCGTGCTCGGCGTGATCCTGGCGCTCGGCATGCTCGGACAGGGACTTCCCGCCACCGGCTCCTGGCTGTTCGGCCTGCAGTTCGCGGTGTGCGGCTGGGTGTTCACCGCGGTCGGCGCCGTGGCCGCGCAGCTCACCGAGAGCGCCGGCGGCGCCAGGACCTTCGCCGTCGTCACCCTCGGCGTGGTGTACGTCCTCCGGCTCACCGGCGACGTCAGCGCTCTTTCCGGCGGACCGCTGTCGTGGCTGACCTGGCTGTCGCCGATCGGCTGGGGCCAGAAGATCGCGCCGTACAGCGGTGACGACCCGGCGCCGGCCGTGCTCGCGGTGGCCGTCGCCGTGGCGCTCGTCGTGGCGGCCGTCGTCCTCGCCGCGCGCCGCGACGTCGGCGCCGGCCTGCTGCCGCCGCGGCTCGGTCCCGCGTACGCCGGGCCCGGCCTGCGCTCACCGCTGGCGCTCGCCTGGCGGCTGCACCGCGGCCTGCTCGCGGGGTGGCTCGCGACGTTCGCCGTGGTGGGCCTGCTGCTCGGCGGCGTCGCCGACAGCGTCGGCGACCTGGTGGCGGCCAGCCGGGAGATGTCCGACATCGTCGCGCGGCTCGGCGGCGTGAGCGGCCTGGTCGACGGCTACATCTCCGCCATGATGAACCTGTTCGGCCTGATCGCCGCGGCGTACGGCGTCCAGGCCACCTTGCGGCTGCGTACCGAGGAGAGCGAGGGCCGCGCCGAGCCGGTGCTCGGCACCGCGAGCGGCCGGCTGCGCTGGGCCGGCAGCCACCTGGTGTTCGCCGCGGTCGGCCCCGCCGCCGCGCTCGTCACCTCGGGACTGGCGCTCGGGCTGGGCTTCGGCATGAGCGCCGGCGACGTCGGCGGCCAGGTCGCACGGGTGCTGCCTGGAGCGCTCGCGCAGCTGCCGGCCGTGTGGGTGCTGACCGCCGTGGCGGTCCTGCTGACCGGCCTGCTGCCACGCCTGGCCACTGTGAGCTGGGCCGCGCTCGCGCTGTGCCTGTTGATCAGCCTGGTCGGCGGCGCGATCGGCGTGGACCGCTGGGTGCTGGACATCTCACCGTTCACCCACGTGCCGCATCTGCCGGGTGGCGAGGTGACCGCGACCCCACTCGTGACGCTGACGGCCGTCGCGGCCCTGCTCGCCGTCGCGGGCCTGGCGGCGCTACGGCGCCGCGACATGCCTGTCCTGTGA
- a CDS encoding TOBE domain-containing protein → MTMFQISEAAALLGVSADTVRRWVDAGRLAAERDRNGHRLVSGADLAAFARRRVAEDEGAGQSSARNRFRGIVTEVVRDAVMAQVEIAAGPFRVVSLMSRQAADELGLEPGVVAVAVIKSTNVVVEIPEPARTAG, encoded by the coding sequence GTGACGATGTTCCAGATCAGTGAGGCCGCCGCTTTGCTCGGGGTCAGTGCCGACACCGTGCGGCGGTGGGTGGATGCGGGGCGGCTGGCGGCGGAGCGGGACAGGAACGGGCATCGGCTGGTGAGTGGGGCCGATCTGGCGGCGTTCGCGCGGCGGAGGGTCGCTGAGGACGAGGGGGCGGGGCAGTCTTCGGCGCGCAACCGGTTCAGGGGGATCGTGACCGAGGTGGTCAGGGACGCGGTGATGGCGCAGGTCGAGATCGCCGCGGGGCCGTTCCGTGTGGTGTCGCTGATGAGCCGGCAGGCGGCGGACGAGCTGGGGCTGGAGCCTGGAGTGGTCGCGGTGGCCGTGATCAAGTCCACGAACGTCGTCGTCGAGATCCCCGAGCCGGCGCGTACGGCCGGATAG
- a CDS encoding TetR/AcrR family transcriptional regulator → MVAGPSPAAEDLTARARIRDAALQLFAERGIGKAPIRDIAAEAGVSPGLVRHHFGSKEALRDACDAYAMDRLDEIRAELFQAGHVNSGFLIEVHPSVLRLQRYLVRSMMDGSDRATAMFDRNLRLGEEWLAEQGIAVSDPRAYVAVMLVMQMGLYTMHEQLSRVLGADVQETEGYVRMTRGLVDFYSHALLSPEVAAELHATLERLQRGSPTGGARHTAHPKEYDDDRGDPR, encoded by the coding sequence ATGGTGGCAGGCCCGTCCCCGGCGGCCGAGGATCTGACGGCCCGAGCCCGGATACGTGACGCGGCTCTCCAGCTGTTCGCCGAGCGTGGCATCGGTAAGGCCCCCATCCGGGACATCGCCGCCGAGGCGGGGGTGTCCCCGGGGCTGGTCCGCCACCATTTCGGCTCCAAGGAGGCGCTGCGCGACGCGTGCGACGCCTACGCCATGGACCGGCTGGACGAGATCCGCGCGGAGCTCTTCCAGGCAGGCCACGTCAACTCCGGTTTCCTGATCGAGGTCCATCCGTCGGTGCTGCGCCTGCAGCGCTACCTCGTACGGTCCATGATGGACGGCTCCGACCGGGCCACGGCGATGTTCGACCGCAACCTCAGGCTCGGCGAGGAGTGGCTGGCCGAGCAGGGCATCGCCGTGTCCGACCCACGGGCCTACGTGGCCGTGATGCTCGTCATGCAAATGGGGCTCTACACCATGCACGAGCAGCTCTCCCGCGTACTCGGCGCCGATGTGCAGGAGACCGAGGGATACGTCCGCATGACACGGGGGCTGGTGGATTTCTACTCGCACGCTCTGCTCAGCCCGGAGGTCGCGGCGGAGCTGCACGCCACGCTGGAGCGGCTCCAGCGCGGTTCCCCCACAGGCGGCGCGCGGCACACCGCGCACCCGAAGGAGTACGACGATGACCGAGGCGATCCACGCTGA
- a CDS encoding flavin reductase — MTEILPGPAVDPARFRRVLSAHAAGVVVITGQTEGIPAGLTATSFSSVSLEPPLVCFYVDQNSTTWPKLKDADQFAVNILAGNQAELAARFARPGIDRFAEPTRWRPGPLGTPLLRDTAGHLLCTPYTSLDIGDHILVIGLVTDALVHEPDQPLLYHRGRFGRFMPHN; from the coding sequence GTGACGGAGATCCTGCCGGGCCCCGCCGTCGACCCGGCGCGGTTCCGCCGGGTGCTGTCCGCGCACGCCGCGGGGGTCGTCGTCATCACCGGCCAGACCGAAGGCATCCCGGCCGGCCTGACCGCCACGTCGTTCTCGTCGGTCAGCCTTGAGCCGCCGCTGGTGTGCTTCTACGTCGACCAGAACTCGACCACCTGGCCGAAGCTCAAGGACGCCGACCAGTTCGCGGTGAACATCCTGGCCGGGAACCAGGCCGAACTGGCCGCGCGGTTCGCACGGCCCGGCATCGACCGGTTCGCCGAGCCGACCCGCTGGCGGCCAGGTCCGCTCGGCACGCCGCTGCTCCGCGACACCGCGGGCCACCTGTTGTGCACGCCGTACACCAGCCTCGACATCGGCGACCACATCCTCGTCATCGGCCTCGTCACCGACGCGCTGGTGCACGAGCCCGACCAGCCGCTGCTGTACCACCGGGGACGTTTCGGGAGGTTCATGCCGCACAACTGA
- a CDS encoding ABC transporter ATP-binding protein codes for MTEAIHAEGLVKTFGRTRALDGLDLSVRTGEAHGFLGPNGAGKTTTIRVLLGLIRPDAGTVRLLGGDPWADATALHRRLAYVPGDVTLWPGLSGGEIIDLLGRLRGGLNKRRRDELLGRFDLDPCKKGRAYSKGNRQKVALVAALSSDVELLLLDEPTSGLDPLMEEVFREVVREELRRGDRTVLLSSHILSEVEALCHRVTIVREGRAVESGTLDGLRHLTRTSIDAELSTPVPGLADLDGVHGLRADGGHVRFEVDPGALDPALRQLAAAGVRSLVSRPPTLEELFLRHYERDGATSAAETVR; via the coding sequence ATGACCGAGGCGATCCACGCTGAGGGCTTGGTCAAGACATTCGGCCGCACCCGCGCGCTCGACGGGCTGGACCTGTCGGTGCGCACCGGAGAGGCCCATGGTTTCCTCGGACCGAACGGCGCCGGGAAGACCACCACGATCCGTGTCCTGCTCGGCCTGATCCGGCCGGACGCCGGGACCGTACGGCTGCTCGGCGGCGACCCCTGGGCCGACGCCACCGCGCTCCACCGCAGGCTCGCCTACGTACCCGGCGACGTGACCCTGTGGCCGGGCCTGTCCGGCGGCGAGATCATCGACCTGCTCGGCCGGCTGCGCGGGGGGCTGAACAAGCGGCGGCGCGACGAGCTGCTCGGCCGGTTCGACCTGGACCCCTGCAAGAAGGGCCGCGCCTACTCCAAAGGCAACAGGCAGAAGGTCGCACTGGTCGCCGCGCTGTCGTCCGACGTGGAGCTGCTTCTGCTCGACGAGCCGACCTCCGGCCTCGACCCGCTGATGGAGGAGGTGTTCCGCGAGGTCGTGCGCGAGGAGCTGCGCCGGGGTGATCGCACGGTGCTGTTGTCGAGCCACATCCTGTCCGAGGTCGAGGCCCTGTGCCACCGGGTCACCATCGTGCGCGAGGGCCGGGCCGTCGAGAGCGGCACCCTGGACGGCCTGCGTCACCTCACCCGCACCTCCATCGACGCCGAACTGTCCACCCCGGTCCCCGGCCTCGCCGATCTGGACGGCGTGCACGGCCTGCGCGCCGACGGCGGCCACGTGCGGTTCGAGGTGGACCCCGGCGCGCTGGACCCGGCCCTGCGGCAACTCGCCGCCGCCGGAGTGCGCAGCCTCGTGAGCAGGCCGCCGACCCTGGAGGAGCTGTTCCTGCGCCACTACGAGCGCGACGGCGCGACGAGCGCGGCGGAGACGGTCCGATGA
- a CDS encoding YybH family protein, with protein sequence MSDQVSEEVRTFFEEFSRAGDTLDTTAISTQFADTFLSADPSGTQPVPRSAFLAALPAREKLFASIGVGSIHLTSLTETRLDDHYILVDTRWQGTPATPGGEPLDLSSAYILHRAPDGTLRIVFYLNHQDLREIVRARS encoded by the coding sequence ATGTCCGACCAGGTCAGCGAAGAGGTCCGCACCTTCTTCGAGGAGTTCTCCCGCGCCGGCGACACCCTGGACACCACCGCCATCTCCACCCAGTTCGCCGACACCTTCCTCAGCGCCGACCCATCCGGCACCCAGCCCGTACCCAGGTCCGCCTTCCTCGCCGCACTCCCCGCACGCGAGAAACTCTTCGCCTCCATAGGCGTCGGCTCCATCCACCTCACCTCCCTCACCGAGACCAGACTCGACGACCACTACATCCTCGTCGACACCCGCTGGCAGGGCACCCCGGCGACCCCAGGCGGCGAGCCACTGGACCTCTCCTCCGCCTACATCCTGCACCGCGCACCGGACGGCACCCTGCGCATCGTCTTCTACCTCAACCACCAGGACCTCAGGGAGATCGTCCGCGCACGCTCGTAG
- a CDS encoding NAD(P)H-dependent oxidoreductase, whose protein sequence is MSGLVALIGNPRAGSRTRTVALRAAEVVGGRAGLTEPLEVVDLAALGPHLLSPTPSPGVEVALELVAGARVLLVASPTYKATYTGLLKAFLDRLPPRALRGTVALPLLVMGDPRHALAVDVHLRPLLLELGATVPTPGLPLIEAQIPDLDAVLAEWADQVAPQVAASVLRQGAGT, encoded by the coding sequence GTGAGCGGCCTCGTCGCACTGATCGGCAACCCGAGGGCCGGGTCGAGGACCCGCACGGTGGCGTTGCGCGCCGCGGAGGTGGTCGGCGGACGCGCCGGCCTCACCGAGCCTCTGGAGGTCGTGGACCTCGCCGCGCTCGGCCCGCACCTGCTGTCCCCCACGCCGTCACCCGGCGTGGAGGTGGCGCTCGAACTGGTGGCAGGCGCGCGGGTGCTGCTCGTCGCGAGCCCCACCTACAAGGCCACCTACACCGGGCTGCTCAAGGCGTTCCTCGACCGGCTGCCGCCGCGTGCGCTGCGCGGCACCGTCGCGCTGCCGCTGCTCGTCATGGGTGACCCCCGCCACGCACTGGCCGTCGACGTGCACCTGCGGCCGCTGCTGCTCGAACTCGGCGCCACCGTGCCGACCCCCGGCCTCCCGCTGATCGAGGCGCAGATCCCCGACCTGGACGCGGTGCTCGCCGAGTGGGCCGACCAGGTGGCCCCCCAGGTGGCCGCCTCGGTGCTGCGGCAGGGGGCGGGGACGTGA
- a CDS encoding MarR family transcriptional regulator yields the protein MDDTTLLARDLRVAVGRVARRMRQLYATPASAGGTTFTELAVLSRLYREGPTTPGTLAAGERVTAQAIAPVLTALERRALVDRTPDTGDRRRVIVTLTEAGRTLLETREQAVMAELIRTLATFDDAERRNVLAAIPLLERLADNL from the coding sequence GTGGACGACACCACCCTTCTCGCTCGTGACCTGCGCGTCGCCGTCGGCCGCGTCGCGCGCCGCATGCGGCAGCTCTACGCCACCCCCGCGAGCGCCGGCGGCACGACGTTCACCGAACTCGCCGTCCTGTCCCGCCTGTACCGCGAAGGCCCGACGACCCCCGGCACCCTGGCCGCGGGAGAACGCGTCACCGCGCAGGCCATCGCACCCGTGCTCACCGCACTGGAACGCCGCGCGCTGGTCGACCGCACCCCCGACACCGGCGACCGCCGCCGCGTGATCGTCACCTTGACCGAAGCCGGCCGCACGCTGCTCGAAACCCGCGAACAGGCCGTCATGGCCGAGCTCATTCGCACCCTGGCGACCTTCGACGACGCCGAACGCCGAAACGTGCTGGCCGCCATCCCCCTGCTCGAACGCCTAGCCGACAACCTGTGA
- a CDS encoding DNA topoisomerase IB has translation MDELRQSDPAEPGIIRRRKGRGFRYFYADGRPVRDRATLARIKALVLPPAWSEVWICRWPDGHIQAVGTDAAGRRQYRYHDVWRAEQDKIKFDRVAEMAERLPKFRDRVAGHLTQRGLTRERVLATAARMLDSGFFRVGGESYDSFGLATLRREHVTCSAGRVTCSYPAKGNKPREVRISDPEVCKVVTALRRGDDDDRGELLRYKADGRWVDVRSEDINEYLRETMEFEATAKDFRTWHATVLAAVGLAVSVRARSARARAKAVARVMREVADYLGNTPAVARASYVDPRVVEAYEKGCTIDRALTELGSQASDGRLATHGDVERAVLSLLRRS, from the coding sequence GTGGACGAGCTTCGGCAAAGCGATCCCGCCGAACCGGGAATCATCCGGCGGCGCAAAGGCCGCGGGTTCCGCTACTTCTACGCCGACGGACGACCGGTGCGCGACCGCGCCACGCTGGCGAGGATCAAGGCGCTGGTTCTACCACCCGCGTGGTCGGAGGTGTGGATCTGCCGGTGGCCGGACGGCCACATCCAGGCGGTGGGGACCGACGCGGCGGGCCGGCGGCAGTACCGGTACCACGACGTGTGGCGGGCCGAGCAGGACAAGATCAAGTTCGACCGGGTGGCCGAGATGGCGGAGCGGCTGCCGAAGTTCCGCGACCGGGTGGCCGGCCATCTGACGCAGCGCGGCCTGACCAGGGAACGGGTGCTCGCGACGGCGGCCCGCATGCTCGACAGCGGGTTCTTCCGCGTCGGCGGGGAGTCCTACGACTCGTTCGGGCTGGCCACGCTGCGCAGAGAGCACGTCACCTGCTCGGCCGGCCGGGTGACGTGCTCCTACCCCGCCAAAGGCAACAAGCCGCGCGAGGTGCGGATCAGCGATCCCGAGGTGTGCAAGGTCGTCACCGCGTTGCGGCGCGGAGATGACGACGACCGCGGGGAGCTGCTGCGCTACAAGGCCGACGGCCGGTGGGTGGACGTGCGCAGCGAGGACATCAACGAGTACCTGCGGGAGACGATGGAGTTCGAGGCCACGGCCAAGGACTTCCGCACCTGGCACGCCACCGTGCTCGCCGCCGTCGGCCTCGCCGTCTCGGTGCGCGCGCGGTCCGCACGGGCCCGCGCCAAGGCGGTGGCGCGAGTGATGCGCGAGGTCGCCGACTACCTCGGCAACACCCCGGCGGTGGCCAGGGCCTCCTATGTGGACCCCCGTGTCGTCGAGGCCTACGAGAAGGGCTGCACGATCGACCGCGCGCTCACCGAACTGGGCTCGCAGGCCTCCGACGGCCGGCTGGCGACCCACGGCGATGTGGAACGCGCCGTCCTGTCGCTGCTCCGCCGGTCGTGA
- a CDS encoding ABC transporter ATP-binding protein produces MSPLLTARLVVERPAFRLDVTLDAAAGEVVALLGPNGAGKTTALRALAGLTALSAGGEISLGGEALHTLPADRRPIGMVFQDYLLFPHLSALDNVAFGPRCQGAGRAEARRVAAELLDRVGLAGYAAVRPGRLSGGQAQRVALARALAVRPRLLLLDEPLAALDAHTRLEIRAGLRRRLAGFDGATVLVTHDPLDAMVLADRLVVIEDGAVVQRGTPQEVARRPRTDYVARLVGLNLYRGTADGGSVTVGELTLSASEHLGGPAFVAFSPAAVALYRTRPDGSPRNLWQARIDGIERHGDNVRVHLGGPVTAFADITPAALADLDLAPGQSIWAAVKAAETHAYPA; encoded by the coding sequence GTGAGCCCGCTGCTGACCGCGCGCCTGGTCGTCGAGCGGCCCGCCTTCCGGCTGGACGTCACCCTGGACGCCGCCGCCGGGGAGGTCGTCGCGTTGCTCGGCCCGAACGGCGCCGGCAAGACCACGGCGCTGCGCGCGCTGGCCGGGCTGACCGCGCTGTCCGCAGGCGGCGAGATCAGCCTCGGCGGCGAGGCGCTGCACACCCTGCCGGCCGACCGGCGGCCGATCGGCATGGTCTTCCAGGACTACCTGCTGTTCCCGCACCTGTCCGCCTTGGACAACGTCGCCTTCGGCCCGCGCTGCCAGGGAGCGGGCCGCGCCGAGGCCCGGCGGGTCGCGGCGGAGCTGCTCGACCGGGTCGGGCTGGCCGGGTACGCCGCCGTGCGGCCGGGCCGGTTGTCCGGGGGGCAGGCGCAGCGGGTGGCGCTGGCCCGCGCGCTCGCCGTACGGCCCCGGCTGCTGCTGCTGGACGAGCCGCTCGCGGCGCTGGACGCGCACACCAGGCTGGAGATCCGGGCCGGGCTGCGGCGGCGCCTCGCCGGGTTCGACGGCGCGACGGTGCTGGTCACGCACGACCCGCTGGACGCCATGGTGCTGGCGGACCGCCTGGTGGTGATCGAGGACGGCGCCGTCGTGCAGCGCGGCACCCCGCAGGAGGTCGCGCGCCGGCCCCGTACCGACTACGTCGCACGCCTGGTCGGCCTCAACCTGTACCGGGGGACGGCGGACGGCGGAAGCGTCACGGTGGGTGAGCTGACGCTGAGCGCGTCGGAGCACCTCGGCGGGCCCGCGTTCGTCGCCTTCTCCCCCGCCGCGGTGGCCCTGTACCGCACGCGGCCGGACGGCAGTCCCCGCAACCTGTGGCAGGCCCGCATCGATGGCATCGAACGGCACGGCGACAACGTGCGTGTGCACCTCGGCGGCCCGGTCACCGCGTTCGCCGACATCACACCCGCCGCGCTCGCCGACCTCGACCTGGCGCCGGGACAGTCGATCTGGGCCGCGGTGAAGGCGGCGGAGACGCACGCGTACCCGGCATGA